The Megalopta genalis isolate 19385.01 unplaced genomic scaffold, iyMegGena1_principal scaffold0528, whole genome shotgun sequence genome includes a window with the following:
- the LOC143263385 gene encoding uncharacterized protein LOC143263385, which produces MTTVKKALDLQIEHTVYWTDSTIVLHWLRSSPHTLKTFVANRVSEIQSTTTITDWRHVSSTDNPADLLSRGQTIKDFLQSSVWQNGPSWLQQEHSHWPTWETVLHINDPERKIAICMATIPVTKDAKILERYSSWTKLVRVIALCRRWRPGRIIKGSLTVSELSQSRVTILRMLQEIYFKTEILALRRQSDPYLHGKLAKLNPFLDQDELLRVGGRLKNSTLTYSQKHPILLPKSHITTCIIMNEHKNLLHAGAQTTLYSLRRTYWPIDGRSLVWRTIHGCVRCGRASPPSVEYIMGNLPIAQVTESRPFTNVGIDYCGPFFIKEKQHRNRGRVKVYVAVFVCLAIKAIHLELVSDLTSEAFIGALRRFIARRGFCVNLYSDNGTNFKGANNELRELRELLRSDDHLKKINTFLIERAINWHFIPPQAPHFGGLWEAAVKSFKYHLKRVVGPELLTFEGLNTLIIDVEAILNSRPLTPLSSDPSDLLALTPGHFLIGDALTSLRDRDLQGTPANRLSAWQRVQQLKQHFWKRWHREYLNQLANRNKWTRGQHSIIEGAIVLLREDNVPSMHWPLGRIIKTHPGSDGIVRVATVRIASNVFDRSVKKLVPLLCHSEDRPRENNLTMVGHEICE; this is translated from the coding sequence ATGACCACCGTGAAGAAGGCACTAGACCTGCAGATCGAACACACAGTATATTGGACAGATTCCACGATAGTTTTACATTGGTTGAGATCCTCACCACACACCTTAAAAACCTTCGTCGCTAACAGAGTGTCTGAAATTCAATCAACTACAACCATCACAGATTGGCGCCACGTCAGTTCTACAGACAACCCTGCAGATTTGTTGTCGCGGGGTCAAACAATTAAAGACTTTTTACAATCATCCGTTTGGCAGAACGGTCCATCTTGGCTCCAACAAGAGCACTCGCACTGGCCTACTTGGGAAACAGTTCTACACATTAACGATCCGGAGCGAAAAATCGCAATTTGCATGGCAACAATTCCTGTCACAAAAGACGCGAAAATCCTCGAACGGTATTCATCATGGACAAAATTAGTGCGAGTCATTGCACTCTGTCGGCGATGGAGGCCGGGTCGAATCATTAAGGGAAGCCTGACTGTTTCTGAACTATCCCAATCAAGGGTTACCATCCTCAGAATGCTCCAGgaaatatatttcaaaacaGAAATACTGGCGCTTCGTCGTCAATCGGATCCCTATCTACACGGAAAACTGGCCAAATTGAATCCATTTCTCGATCAAGACGAACTTCTGAGAGTGGGAGGACGTCTCAAAAACTCAACTCTGACCTACTCGCAAAAACATCCAATTCTCCTTCCAAAATCACATATCACCACCTGCATCATAATGAATGAACACAAGAATCTTCTACATGCGGGAGCACAAACCACGTTATATTCACTAAGACGAACGTACTGGCCAATAGACGGTAGAAGTCTGGTATGGAGAACCATTCATGGATGTGTACGTTGCGGGCGAGCAAGTCCTCCATCCGTGGAATATATTATGGGTAATCTACCAATAGCACAAGTGACAGAATCGCGTCCATTCACAAACGTAGGAATCGACTACTGCGGACCTTTTTTtatcaaagaaaaacaacaCCGCAACCGCGGTCGAGTCAAGGTTTATGTGGCAGTCTTTGTTTGTCTCGCAATAAAAGCGATTCATCTTGAACTAGTCAGTGACCTAACCAGCGAAGCATTCATTGGAGCATTACGTCGATTCATCGCAAGAAGGGGATTTTGTGTGAACTTATATTCAGATAACGGTACAAATTTCAAGGGAGCCAATAATGAACTACGAGAACTCCGAGAACTCTTACGATCAGACGACCATCTCAAAAAAATCAATACCTTCCTCATTGAACGAGCCATCAATTGGCATTTTATTCCTCCACAAGCTCCACATTTTGGAGGCTTATGGGAAGCTGCGGTAAAGTCTTTTAAATATCATCTAAAACGCGTCGTAGGCCCGGAGTTACTCACATTTGAAGGGCTTAATACACTGATTATCGATGTCGAAGCTATCCTCAACTCTCGACCCCTCACTCCACTTTCTTCAGATCCCTCCGACCTCCTCGCACTCACTCCAGGTCATTTTCTCATCGGTGATGCACTCACGAGCTTGCGCGATCGCGATCTACAAGGAACCCCTGCAAATCGATTATCAGCATGGCAGCGTGTTCAACAATTGAAACAACATTTCTGGAAGCGCTGGCATCGTGAATATCTGAATCAATTGGCAAATCGCAATAAATGGACCAGGGGTCAACATTCCATCATCGAAGGTGCAATCGTTCTGCTCAGAGAAGACAACGTACCCTCAATGCACTGGCCTCTCGGACGAATCATTAAAACTCAcccaggctccgacggcattGTTCGCGTAGCTACTGTCAGGATAGCCTCAAACGTGTTCGACCGGAGCGTGAAAAAACTTGTACCGTTATTGTGTCACTCGGAGGATCGACCACGAGAGAACAACTTAACCATGGTAGGACATGAAATTTGTGAATAG
- the LOC143263384 gene encoding uncharacterized protein LOC143263384 has product MASADIQISTLRRKRGNIIGQITTLTRVLDNSQDPDHCDKLLITEHLNGLVKSWNRFDDIQFEIETLDSSEETRRSEIQCDYYAVVARAKRILQQDESRNNTRNNLTESTASIVSAPIAVKLPEMRLPTFDGTIENWSSFYDLFSSTIDRNENLTLVQKLQYLRSTLTGKAAACIKSLITTDVNYPAAIEILKEKFDCPRKTLLRHSDAIREIPKLAKDTPEAIDDLLDTLNQHLRALNNLGEPVATWNTLLISTILSKLNSDTILQWEHTLPDKQMPSYTHLIKFLRKRANCSIVVNGTNLISRTRHPSVNTSPKNSQSNDLLVTAIIHAISKTHKPVTCRALIDTCSTTNFMTQDLAKKLSLPLKHCSIPVGALDTLTTVAKHIVKATIRSRIKNYQRTLTFLVVPNIATAIPGDTIDRATLNIPRNIELADPTFHRPAPIDMLLGAGTALSILSVGQINLSQPDDPDLYLQKTMLGWVIGGSAPTFKPIRSASCHTHTSLQFDLTRFWEIEDGPQIPHFSEAETACEEYFKNTITRNAEGRYVVSLPFNNDKPKLGESKSAAYKRFLSLERRLKRDPELNNQYKAIFKEYLDLGHMSEIPDPNEGYYLAHHGVLKMSSQTTKLRIVFDGSAASSTGLSLNDVLHTGPKIQDDLLYILLRFRTHQYVVTGDIEKMYRQFLIRPEDRKFQQVLWRDHNDNIKTFQLNTVTFGLSAAPYLAIRCLTQLADDEHHRFPQASKVLKQDFYVDDLITGTPTIQEAISLRKELTSLLNTAGLHIRQWASNDKRLLEDLSDENINQQLHLGESSIVKTLGIVWNSADDSITYTVRPILHKPRATKRFISSEIAKIYDPLGLLGPVIITAKLILQELWTLRIDWDESLPMAIHNKWSQYTLNYLCSTRQDSGEKPSFNLHPTLNYMGSAMLAKEPTGPACIFDLRTITGRQSWNF; this is encoded by the exons ATGGCTTCCGCAGACATCCAAATCAGCACGTTACGCCGCAAACGTGGTAACATTATCGGTCAAATCACAACACTTACCAGAGTTCTGGACAATTCACAAGATCCAGATCACTGCGATAAACTATTAATAACAGAACATCTCAATGGACTTGTTAAATCATGGAATCGGTTCGATGATatacaattcgaaatagaaacgCTAGATTCATCGGAAGAAACGCGACGATCAGAGATCCAATGCGATTATTACGCAGTTGTAGCTCGTGCAAAACGAATTCTTCAACAAGACGAGTCACGGAACAACACGCGCAACAACCTTACTGAGTCAACAGCATCTATCGTATCAGCCCCCATAGCCGTAAAATTACCGGAGATGCGATTACCGACATTCGACGGAACCATTGAAAATTGGTCATCCTTCTACGACCTGTTTTCATCGACGATCGACCGCAACGAAAACCTCACCTTAGTGCAAAAATTGCAATACCTAAGATCAACCCTCACCGGGAAGGCCGCCGCATGCATCAAATCGTTAATAACGACCGATGTGAACTATCCTGCCGCCATTGAAATactgaaagaaaaattcgactgTCCACGCAAAACCCTTTTACGACATAGTGATGCGATTCGAGAGATTCCGAAGCTCGCAAAAGACACACCCGAAGCAATCGACGATTTACTAGACACCTTGAATCAACATCTACGCGCATTAAACAATCTCGGGGAACCCGTAGCAACTTGGAACACACTTCTTATATCAACAATCCTATCAAAACTCAATTCAGATACAATTTTGCAATGGGAACACACGTTACCAGACAAGCAAATGCCATCATACACGCACCTCATCAAATTCTTACGAAAACGAGCAAACTGTTCAATAGTTGTCAACGGAACCAATCTAATCTCCAGAACTCGTCACCCCTCAGTAAATACATCTCCTAAAA ACTCCCAATCAAACGACCTTTTGGTTACGGCAATCATCCACGCTATCAGTAAGACACATAAACCAGTGACATGCCGGGCTTTAATCGACACCTGCTCGACCACAAATTTCATGACACAAGATCTTGCAAAGAAACTCTCCTTACCTCTAAAACATTGTTCTATTCCGGTCGGCGCGCTCGATACTCTCACTACTGTAGCGAAACACATCGTCAAGGCCACCATCCGTTCCAGAATCAAGAACTATCAACGAACTCTCACCTTTTTAGTCGTGCCCAACATTGCAACCGCAATTCCAGGCGATACAATTGATCGCGCTACCCTAAACATCCCAAGAAACATCGAACTCGCAGATCCTACGTTCCACCGCCCGGCACCAATCGACATGCTGTTAGGGGCCGGCACGGCATTATCCATTTTAAGTGTAGGTCAGATCAATCTTTCACAACCCGATGACCCAGACCTATATCTCCAGAAAACAATGTTGGGTTGGGTAATCGGGGGGAGCGCACCCACATTCAAACCAATAAGAAGTGCTTCatgccacacacacacatcactCCAATTCGATCTCACACGTTTTTGGGAAATTGAAGACGGTCCACAAATACCTCATTTCTCAGAAGCAGAAACAGCATGTGAGGAATATTTCAAAAACACGATCACACGAAACGCGGAAGGAAGATACGTCGTATCACTTCCATTCAACAACGACAAACCAAAACTCGGAGAATCGAAGTCAGCAGCCTATAAACGATTTCTATCCTTAGAAAGAAGGTTAAAACGAGATCCGGAGTTAAACAATCAGTATAAAGCTATTTTTAAGGAATATCTGGATCTTGGCCACATGTCCGAGATCCCTGATCCCAACGAAGGCTATTACCTTGCACACCACGGGGTACTCAAGATGTCCAGCCAAACCACCAAGCTCCGCATCGTTTTCGACGGATCAGCTGCCTCAAGCACGGGTCTATCACTCAACGACGTACTACATACTGGCCCCAAAATCCAAGATGATTTATTGTATATTCTTCTGAGATTCCGCACACATCAATACGTTGTCACTGGTGACATCGAAAAGATGTACCGACAATTTTTAATACGTCCAGAAGATAGGAAATTTCAAcaagtactctggcgagaccatAACGACAACATTAAGACGTTCCAACTGAACACCGTCACGTTCGGACTATCAGCAGCGCCCTATTTGGCCATACGATGCTTAACCCAATTAGCGGACGATGAACATCACCGGTTTCCCCAGGCGTCCAAAGTTTTAAAACAAGATTTCTATGTAGACGATCTGATAACTGGAACCCCCACGATCCAAGAAGCCATCTCATTGCGCAAGGAATTAACATCATTACTGAACACAGCAGGGTTACACATCAGGCAATGGGCATCCAACGACAAACGTTTACTCGAAGATCTATCCGACGAAAACATAAATCAACAATTACATTTAGGCGAATCATCAATCGTCAAAACTTTAGGGATAGTCTGGAATTCGGCAGATGACTCCATCACCTACACTGTTAGACCCATTCTCCACAAACCCCGCGCCACCAAACGCTTTATTAGTTCAGAAATTGCAAAAATTTATGACCCTCTAGGCCTATTAGGACCAGTCATCATTACGGCAAAACTAATCCTTCAGGAGCTCTGGACTTTAAGAATCGATTGGGACGAATCCTTACCCATGGCAATACACAATAAATGGAGTCAATATACTCTCAATTACCTCTGCTCAACCAGGCAAGATTCCGGCGAAAAACCATCATTCAATCTGCATCCAACATTGAACTACATGGGTTCTGCGATGCTAGCGAAAGAGCCTACGGGGCCTGCGTGTATATTCGATCTCAGAACAATCACGGGGAGACAATCGTGGAACTTCTAG